Proteins from a genomic interval of Molothrus ater isolate BHLD 08-10-18 breed brown headed cowbird chromosome 10, BPBGC_Mater_1.1, whole genome shotgun sequence:
- the LOC118690181 gene encoding leucine-rich repeat-containing protein 3-like: MAEALQGHPGTLLVPRSCCHARGAARGRAQLPACRMTLTTTTSVAQAFFCLLLCIPWGSSCPRSCRCTERAGAKAVLCSSQHLQEIPKDIPRDAVLLKLDANSITRIPSNAFRHLSHLREIDLSGNAIEHIDRAAFRGVAAGLRSLDLSGNRIRSIPKEALLALRAKLRLANNPWHCGCALQEVLGEARLDPDSVRGITCHTAPRHEYVGKPLLQALDSGANFCSVPRRSTDVAMLLTMFGWFAMLAAYVICYVRHNRERSRGHREHPRALPGTRGRAESSSTAL; the protein is encoded by the coding sequence ATGGCAGAGGCCttgcagggacacccagggaccctcctggtgcccaggagctgctgccatgcccggggagctgccaggggccgtgctcagctgcctgcctgcaggatgaccctcaccaccaccaccagcgTGGCCCAGGCTTtcttctgcctcctgctctgcatcccctggggcagctcctgcccccgCAGCTGCCGGTGCACGGAGCGGGCCGGGGCCaaggctgtgctctgcagctcccagcacctgcaggagatCCCCAAGGACATCCCCAGGGACGCGGTGCTCCTCAAGCTGGATGCCAACAGCATCACCAGGATCCCCAGCAACGCCTTCAGGCACCTGTCCCACCTGCGGGAAATCGACCTGTCCGGGAACGCCATCGAGCACATCGACAGGGCGGCTTTCAGAGGGGTGGCAGCCGGGCTGAGGAGCCTGGACCTCTCCGGGAACCGCATCCGCAGCATTCCCAAGGAGGCGCTGCTGGCTCTCAGGGCCAAGCTGCGGCTGGCCAACAACCCCTGGCACTGCGGGTGCGCCCTGCAGGAGGTGCTCGGGGAGGCGCGGCTGGACCCCGACTCCGTGCGGGGCATCACCTGCCACACGGCCCCGCGCCACGAGTACGTGGGCAAGCCTCTGCTCCAGGCGCTGGACAGCGGCGCCAACTTCTGCAGCGTGCCACGGAGGAGCACGGACGTGGCCATGCTGCTCACCATGTTCGGCTGGTTCGCCATGCTCGCCGCCTATGTCATCTGCTACGTGCGCCACAACCGGGAGCGCTCCCGCGGCCACCGGGAGCACCCGCGGGCACTGCCGGGCACCCGGGGCCGGGCCgagagctccagcactgccctgtaG